One stretch of Cryptosporidium parvum Iowa II chromosome 3, whole genome shotgun sequence DNA includes these proteins:
- a CDS encoding P-type ATpase3, 13 transmembrane regions, protein MAHNEGVDLVPSGERKGLFVRIYRDLSRLTLHSPANPIISAKLGWTTFISLLVSAILAYCWSLYRNRNAKKQERRDGLQIGYKYSVIGSLLRSITTLSTILPFLFIIIHTYDTAGCNRRELAPYWSNRALVFISLWLECFFLCFFYRSTKSSFEQFFYYPCDLKDADFVSIWQKINVDSDVTCKKQTKLNKILSLFLDPFNKLSRVLNDEISGYILSTISVQRERTDDNTCKAYFELFCVRYWYSENLKKFTCVEDQMGSNGELANLTAYLENDIYSVPNISELEQLKPNFENLKALKKQEDSEGVKKEYKDGTMILSPILGLNSELVHEQYQSYGKNEINIELPSLIEGLLNEILNPLTVFQLLVVASYTFQGYVLFAVKWVPMMIISIIANIRIHFIKIRNIRELAEMTGCDNVKVIRDGKLVTLHNLELVPGDIIHVYENSIVPCDLLLLSGSAVVNESMLTGESAEVLKMPISECESEKISPEDGPYSGKRYFLYAGTQVTAVYNNVGRGMALSSSIGSMNIQTSSTRSTDSIINLSTDLSELPGNQKLVSDEPSTTTALVIRTGISTLRGKIIRSILYPSKYSFGLYDQLPIVWLFLSIIVALIIFKQGNSFSWGLFTFFFALGSMNSTFPLYLGVLNTLSQNISSRRLFKNFNVKALIPTRIILAGKLRIMCFDKTGTLTNDHLDFIGMSPINTIGSDEQSYLLNADVTPTEMSTDYSIVLSEHDTRSQSIDYVLSDSVYNIDEIQDKFKLAFLSIKSCTSLSHSPTNFGISRDVITNPRKYYESMNGNDTDKALFSVTNSFFEKDPTNDSVYIRSIGSGYDGLEKTDISISSLEVLRIFPFDYNRRLMSIIVHCKYNDEYYLFTKGAPESIQKIYTGSIGTEFKQKLDELSSKGYYLIMSGYKRIEKSLLNLYLTLNRNDIETDLSPIGLLLFENTVRKEASHVLKQLVDSDVLPIMITGDSALTGLNAALKLGIVDETYGKIAVSELSTNQMGSEYVQWRCRESRELIADSEIYTKDSKFGNLILTGDCFNILLKEHNSSIVFFEPIRGSKNLDKLDIEASCGLLRGKTKIDHILNRVSVYARMSPNNKSEVISLFMKRGIITGMVGDGGNDCGALRISHVGLSFSRGDASLVAPFNSSTSNLNSVLEIIREGRSSLASAMSILLYLVAYGIMTSLSETLLTHFAYAAVPDISSSFVAFFAQTLLLIGLLFNSPCRRLAAARPFGSIASFRFALAFLTPITTYIIGYFIMFNRLSSKPWFQSSKNFNVQLPAQNWFMRMDNIESTCSWIYTAVQIIATALCYTMGSQFRNPFFKNPFILVPVTINALVYGTLIFTGPNSFTCMFRVNCDSENIKNSVFKLFGVTVINPSSRPFSGPNGSNIIPFSWRIEFVIICLTTMFLTVSLFSLITKHKEDRKTSVERQF, encoded by the coding sequence ATGGCCCATAATGAAGGAGTTGATTTAGTGCCTTCAGGTGAACGCAAGGGATTATTTGTTAGAATTTATAGAGATCTTTCTAGATTAACTCTTCACTCTCCTGCTAATCCTATTATTAGTGCTAAATTGGGATGGACTACATTCATTAGCCTTTTGGTATCGGCTATTCTAGCATACTGCTGGAGCTTATACAGAAATAGGAATGCAAAAAAGCAAGAACGACGCGATGGTCTTCAAATTGGGTATAAGTATTCTGTTATTGGCTCTCTTCTCCGCTCAATTACTACATTATCCACAATATTaccatttttatttatcattattcATACATATGATACGGCTGGTTGTAATAGAAGAGAGCTTGCGCCTTACTGGAGTAATAGAGCTCTTGTATTTATATCACTTTGGTTAGAGTGCTTCTTTTTATGCTTCTTTTATAGATCAACAAAATCTTCATTTGAacaattcttttattatccTTGTGATTTAAAAGATGCTGATTTTGTATCAATATGGCAAAAGATAAATGTAGATTCTGATGTCACATGTAAAAAGCAGACAAAACTTAACAAAATTCTTTCCCTTTTTCTAGATCCTTTCAATAAACTTTCAAGAGTTCTGAATGACGAGATTTCTGGCTATATACTTTCCACTATATCTGTTCAAAGAGAACGTACTGATGACAACACTTGCAAAGCATACTTTGAACTTTTCTGTGTCAGATATTGGTATTcagaaaatttaaaaaagttCACATGTGTAGAGGATCAAATGGGTTCTAATGGTGAACTCGCTAATCTTACAGCCTATTTGgaaaatgatatttatAGTGTTCCAAACATATCAGAGCTAGAACAATTAAAACCAAACTTTGAGAATTTGAAAGCTTTAAAGAAACAAGAAGATTCTGAAGGTGTAAAAAAGGAATATAAAGACGGAACAATGATTCTCAGCCCTATTTTAGGTTTAAATAGTGAACTTGTACATGAACAATACCAATCTTatggaaaaaatgaaattaatattgaattgcCTTCTCTCATTGAGGGTCTCTTGAATGAGATTCTTAATCCTCTAACAGTGTTCCAACTTCTTGTTGTAGCTTCATATACATTCCAAGGATACGTACTTTTTGCCGTAAAATGGGTCCCAATGATGATTATCAGTATCATTGCAAATATAAGGATTCactttattaaaattagaaatatcaGAGAATTGGCAGAAATGACGGGATGTGATAATGTCAAGGTTATAAGGGATGGGAAGCTAGTTACTTTACATAACTTAGAATTAGTACCTGGTGATATTATACATGTATATGAGAATTCTATAGTACCATGTGATCTTCTACTCTTATCAGGTTCAGCCGTTGTTAATGAGTCAATGTTGACAGGTGAATCTGCTGAGGTTTTGAAAATGCCCATTTCTGAATGTGAATCTGAAAAAATATCTCCAGAAGATGGGCCATATTCAGGAAAGAGGTATTTTTTATATGCAGGTACACAAGTTACTGCTGTTTATAATAATGTTGGTAGAGGAATGGCTCTTAGCAGTTCGATTGGATCTATGAATATCCAAACATCATCAACAAGATCCACtgattcaattattaacttaAGTACAGACCTATCTGAACTACCTGGAAATCAAAAGCTTGTATCAGATGAACCATCTACTACTACAGCATTAGTTATTCGAACTGGTATTTCTACTCTTAGAGGAAAGATCATTAGATCAATTTTATATCCCAGTAAATATAGTTTTGGACTATATGATCAACTTCCCATTGTTTGGCTTTTTTTAAGTATTATCGTGGCattgatcattttcaaaCAAGGTAATTCGTTCAGCTGGGGGTTATTTACATTCTTCTTTGCATTAGGATCTATGAATTCCACTTTCCCTCTTTATCTTGGGGTACTGAATACTTTGtctcaaaatatttcatcaaGAAGACTTTTTAAGAACTTCAATGTCAAGGCTCTTATTCCAACTAGAATCATCCTCGCTGGGAAACTTAGGATTATGTGTTTTGATAAAACAGGAACATTGACTAATGATCATCTTGATTTTATTGGTATGTCTCCAATAAATACCATTGGTAGTGATGAACAAAGCTACTTACTCAATGCTGATGTTACACCAACAGAAATGAGTACGGATTATTCTATTGTTTTATCTGAACATGACACAAGAAGCCAAAGCATTGATTATGTTTTGTCTGATAGTGTTTACAATATAGATGAGATTCAAGATAAGTTTAAGCTGGCATTCTTATCAATAAAAAGTTGTACATCGCTAAGCCACTCTCCAACAAACTTTGGAATCTCTCGTGACGTAATTACTAATCCAAGAAAATACTATGAGAGTATGAATGGAAACGATACCGATAAAGCACTTTTTTCAGTTACGAACAGCTTTTTTGAAAAGGATCCAACAAATGACAGCGTTTATATTCGGTCCATTGGTTCAGGATATGACGGTTTGGAAAAAACAGATATTTCGATTAGCTCATTAGAGGTACTCCGAATTTTTCCGTTTGACTACAATAGAAGACTAATGAGTATCATTGTACATTGTAAGTATAATGACGAATACTATTTATTCACCAAGGGAGCACCTGAATCAAtccaaaaaatttataCCGGATCCATTGGAACTGAATTTAAGCAGAAGCTTGACGAGCTTTCTTCTAAAggttattatttaattatgtCCGGTTACAAAAGAATAGAAAAGAGTTTGCTAAACTTGTATCTGACGTTGAATAGAAATGATATAGAAACTGATTTATCGCCAATTGGACTTTTACTGTTTGAAAATACTGTGAGGAAAGAAGCCTCTCATGTTCTAAAACAACTAGTGGACTCTGATGTACTACCTATTATGATTACTGGGGACTCTGCATTAACAGGGTTAAATGCTGCTTTGAAACTTGGAATAGTTGACGAGACTTATGGAAAAATTGCAGTCTCTGAGCTTTCAACAAATCAAATGGGGTCTGAATATGTACAATGGAGATGCAGAGAATCAAGAGAATTAATTGCAGATAGCGAGATATACACTAAAGATAGTAAATTTGGAAACTTAATTTTGACTGGTGATTGCTTTaacatattattaaaggaGCATAACTCTTCAATAGTTTTCTTTGAGCCTATAAGAGGATCCAAGAATCTTGATAAACTGGATATTGAGGCCTCATGTGGCCTACTTCGGGGAAAAACCAAGATTGATCACATATTAAACCGCGTTAGTGTCTATGCTAGAATGTCTCCAAATAACAAGTCTGAGGTAATAAGTCTTTTTATGAAGAGAGGTATCATAACTGGAATGGTAGGGGATGGTGGAAACGACTGTGGAGCTCTCAGAATTTCCCACGTAGGGCTTTCATTTTCAAGGGGAGACGCATCTTTGGTAGCTCCCTTCAATTCCTCTACCTCAAATTTGAACTCTGTATTAGAAATCATTCGTGAAGGAAGGAGTAGCCTAGCTTCAGCCATGTCAATCTTACTGTATCTCGTTGCGTATGGTATTATGACATCTCTAAGTGAAACATTATTAACACACTTTGCATATGCAGCAGTTCCAGATATTTCCAGCTCATTTGTTGCTTTCTTTGCACAGACTCTTCTCCTAATTGGACTTTTGTTCAACTCTCCATGTAGAAGATTAGCAGCAGCCAGACCTTTTGGTAGTATTGCAAGCTTCCGCTTTGCTTTAGCCTTTTTGACCCCAATCACTACTTACATTATTGGTTATTTTATAATGTTTAATAGACTTAGCTCCAAGCCTTGGTTTCAGTCCTCTAAAAACTTCAATGTTCAATTACCCGCTCAAAATTGGTTTATGCGTATGGATAATATTGAGTCAACATGCTCTTGGATCTACACTGCAGTCCAGATTATTGCCACTGCATTATGCTATACTATGGGATCCCAGTTTAGAAATCCTTTCTTCAAGAACCCGTTTATATTAGTTCCTGTAACAATTAACGCATTAGTTTATGGCACACTAATTTTTACTGGACCTAATAGTTTCACATGCATGTTTAGAGTCAACTGTGActctgaaaatattaaaaattcagTTTTTAAGTTATTTGGGGTCACTGTGATTAACCCTTCATCAAGACCTTTTTCAGGACCCAACGGCTCCAATATTATTCCTTTTAGTTGGAGAATCGAGTTTGTGATCATTTGCCTAACTACCATGTTTTTGACGGTTTCgctcttttctttaatcaCAAAACATAAGGAGGATCGAAAAACATCCGTTGAAAGacaattttaa
- a CDS encoding cutinase negative acting protein — MVKKAEKKLTSIKNKSNDNKKGSKKSEMNNTKIPESSTDSSSGSSSSSEDEKSKKNTKAVIPTPAKKAMSDSSSSSDSSSSSEDEQPKKNTKAAAPVKKNISNSSSSSSDSDSSSEDEQPKKNAKAAAPMKKSISNSSSSSSSSDSDSSSEDEQPKKNAKAATPMKKNISNSSSDSSSSSDSSSSEDEKSKKNTKAVIPTPAKKAMSDSSSSSDSSSSSEDEQPKKNIKVTTQASAKKAVSDSSSSSSDSSSSSEDEQPKKNTKAAASIPAKKAMSDSSSSSDSSSSSEDEQPKKNSKAAASTPAKKAMSDSSSSSSSSDSSSSSEDEQPKKNSKAATPMKKNISNSSSSSSSSDSDSSSEDEQPKKNAKAATPMKKNISNSSSDSSSSSDSSSSEDEKPKKNTKAAASTTAKKAMSDSSSSDSSSSSDSESDNEKAKKVSKSVKSSNSSSESEVEMNKSKRKAESELNNNKENKITKNDTPKRSYQGNDDNSQPRKRQNTNNKDSREVYCGNLPYSCTEEEIRGLFEECGSIERVSVLSDKGCAFITFEQEEGAKSAIQWNQTEYKGRMLRINMSADKPQPGSLSSGGYGPSVIVRNIPFSSDDESVKSFFNGCGVVKRVSIPRYSDTGKMRGFAMVEFENDEQIQNALKLSGTSMNGREVTIEIALGKNGGGGRGAGSGGGRGGANNRPAKNNSSTTFQGTSTTFDDSD; from the coding sequence ATGGTAAAGAAGGCTGAAAAGAAGCTAACAAGTATTAAGAATAAGAGTAACGATAATAAAAAGGGTTCTAAGAAGTCTGAAATGAATAATACTAAGATTCCAGAATCTTCTACTGATTCTTCTTCAGgttcttcttcatcttcagaGGATGAGAAATCAAAGAAGAATACTAAGGCAGTAATTCCAACTCCAGCAAAGAAAGCAATGTCTGATAgttcttcatcatcagaCTCTTCCTCATCTTCTGAGGATGAACAACCAAAGAAGAATACCAAAGCAGCAGCACCAGTGAAGAAGAACATCTCAAATAGctcatcttcatcttctgaCTCAGATTCTTCTTCTGAAGATGAACAACCAAAGAAGAATGCCAAAGCAGCAGCACCGATGAAGAAGAGTATCTCAAACAGctcttcatcatcttcatcttctgaTTCAGACTCTTCTTCTGAAGATGAACAACCAAAGAAGAATGCTAAAGCAGCAACACCAATGAAGAAGAACATATCAAATAGTTCCTCAGATTCTTCAAGCTCTTCTgattcttcatcttcagaGGATGAGAAATCAAAGAAGAATACTAAGGCAGTAATTCCAACTCCAGCAAAGAAAGCAATGTCTGATAgttcttcatcatcagaCTCTTCCTCATCTTCTGAGGACGAACAACCaaagaagaatattaaGGTAACAACACAAGCTTCTGCAAAAAAGGCAGTGTCTGATAGCTCTTCCTCATCATCAGactcttcttcatcttctgaGGACGAACAACCAAAGAAGAATACCAAAGCAGCAGCATCGATTCCAGCAAAGAAAGCAATGTCTGATAgttcttcatcatcagactcttcttcatcttctgaGGATGAACAACCAAAGAAGAATTCTAAAGCAGCAGCATCGACTCCAGCAAAGAAAGCAATGTCTGATAGctcttcctcttcctcATCTTCAGACTCTTCCTCATCTTCTGAGGACGAACAACCAAAGAAGAATTCTAAAGCAGCAACACCaatgaagaagaatatttcaaatagctcctcttcatcttcatcttctgaTTCAGACTCTTCTTCTGAAGATGAACAACCAAAGAAGAATGCTAAAGCAGCAACACCAATGAAGAAGAACATATCAAATAGTTCTTCAGATTCTTCAAGCTCTTCTgattcttcatcttcagaAGACGAGAAACCAAAGAAGAATACCAAAGCAGCAGCATCAACTACGGCAAAGAAAGCAATGTCTGATAGCTCTTCTTCTGATTCATCCAGCTCATCAGACTCTGAAAGCGATAATGAAAAAGCCAAAAAAGTATCGAAATCTGTGAAatcatcaaattcttcatcaGAATCAGAAGTTGAAATGAATAAGAGTAAGAGAAAAGCAGAAAGCGAGCTAAACAATAACAAGGAAAACAAAATTACAAAGAATGATACTCCAAAGCGTTCTTATCAAGGAAATGATGATAACAGTCAACCAAGAAAGAGACAGAATACAAATAACAAAGACTCTAGAGAAGTATATTGTGGCAACCTTCCATATTCTTGCACTGAGGAGGAGATTAGAGGTCTGTTTGAAGAATGCGGATCTATTGAAAGAGTATCAGTTCTTTCTGATAAGGGATGCGCTTTTATTACTTTCGAACAAGAAGAAGGAGCCAAGTCAGCAATCCAATGGAATCAAACAGAATATAAAGGTAGAATGTTAAGGATTAACATGTCAGCAGACAAGCCTCAACCAGGAAGTCTATCAAGCGGAGGATATGGTCCTTCAGTCATCGTTAGAAACATTCCTTTTTCAAGCGATGATGAATCagttaaatcatttttcaATGGTTGTGGTGTAGTCAAAAGAGTCTCTATTCCTAGATATTCTGATACTGGAAAAATGAGAGGCTTCGCTATggttgaatttgaaaatgatgaacaaattcaaaatgcTCTCAAGTTATCAGGTACTTCAATGAATGGAAGAGAGGTAACTATTGAAATTGCCTTAGGAAAGAATGGTGGTGGTGGAAGAGGTGCAGGGTCAGGTGGAGGACGTGGCGGTGCTAATAACAGGCCTGCAAAGAATAACTCATCTACAACCTTCCAGGGCACAAGTACCACATTTGATGATAGTGACTAA
- a CDS encoding hypothetical protein (cryptosporidium Cp22.4.1 protein with 4 Znknuckle_C2HC), with protein sequence MSKIKTNIKEKSEKKKEKRSKEVEKNSKKKVSEILNEPVNIEKTLEKKKKSKSKQLDENHEEKNICSDKQAKEEDLKVKKKSKGSKKAKKIKSGCWTTDMINESIQNLESMLNDESGKLSKSKKRRIIMRLSKLKKGLRGEVEIGGQIQKSIKTIKREMKQKSMNSSISLRKNSNVVCLCCRKKGHQMSDCRYYKQTNEEAENGDNEINSISERNASGKEVFKCFLCGELGHTLKDCKKPRNDNSVLPFASCFRCGKTGHIVAFCPNNETGSIYPRGGSCNICGSVKHLARNCDQQISKTNKNKKSIEGKNKEKMNIGMDDPDLMWNEAM encoded by the coding sequence ATGAGTAAAATAAAGACAAATATTAAGGAGAAAtctgaaaaaaagaaggaaaaaCGATCTAAGGAGGTTGAAAAAAACTCTAAAAAGAAAGTATCAGAAATTTTAAATGAGCCagtaaatattgaaaagactcttgaaaaaaagaaaaaatccAAGTCAAAACAATTAGATGAAAATcatgaagaaaaaaatatttgtagTGACAAACAGGCTAAAGAAGAGGATCTGAAggtgaaaaaaaaatctaaagGATCAAAAAAGGCgaagaaaattaaaagcGGATGTTGGACAACTGATATGATAAATGAAAGcattcaaaatttggaaaGTATGTTAAATGATGAATCTggaaaattatcaaaatccaaaaagcgaagaataataatgagaCTCTCAAAACTAAAAAAGGGTCTTAGAGGAGAAGTTGAAATTGGAGGACAAATCcaaaaaagtattaaaacaattaaGAGGGAAATGAAACAAAAAAGTATGAATTCAAGTATATCACTTAGgaaaaattcaaatgtaGTTTGTTTATGTTGTAGAAAGAAAGGTCATCAGATGTCTGATTGTAGGTATTATAAACAAACAAATGAAGAAGCTGAAAATGgagataatgaaataaatagtaTTAGTGAAAGAAATGCATCAGGAAAAGAAGTATTTAAATGCTTTTTATGCGGAGAATTAGGACATACTCTTAAAGACTGTAAAAAACCAAGAAACGATAACTCTGTATTACCATTTGCTAGCTGTTTTAGATGTGGGAAAACTGGACATATAGTCGCTTTTTGTCCAAATAACGAAACAGGATCTATATATCCAAGAGGAGGAAGCTGTAATATATGTGGGTCAGTTAAACATCTAGCTAGAAACTGTGATCAACAAATATCAAAAACTAACAAAAACAAGAAATCTATTGAAggtaaaaataaagaaaagatgaATATTGGAATGGATGATCCAGATTTAATGTGGAATGAAGCAATGTAA